The following proteins come from a genomic window of Rutidosis leptorrhynchoides isolate AG116_Rl617_1_P2 chromosome 10, CSIRO_AGI_Rlap_v1, whole genome shotgun sequence:
- the LOC139871768 gene encoding sodium/pyruvate cotransporter BASS2, chloroplastic-like: protein MASISRIVAKDCNFLSNDAVLQKPRYDLHTRGIHNHVFFRSGVSSNGDVKRCLVIENKRFCPAKFQSLDSRNSKIVCQAATNVPGDVPTSASTSGGMTTYEKIIETLTTLFPLWVIIGTIVGIYKPSAVTWLQTDLFTVGLGFLMLSMGLTLTFEDFRRCLRNPWTVGVGFLAQYLIKPMLGFFIAMTLKLSAPLATGLILVSCCPGGQASNVATYISKGNVALSVLMTTCSTIGAIIMTPLLTKLLAGQLVPVDAAGLALSTFQVVLLPTILGVLMNEYLPKFTSKIITVTPLIGVLLTTLLCASPIGQVADVLKTQGLQLLLPVAALHAAAFFIGYAISKLSFGESTSRTISIECGMQSSALGFLLAQKHFTNPLVAVPSAVSVVCMALGGSALAVYWRNLPIPVDDKDDFKE from the exons ATGGCGTCTATTTCAAGAATTGTTGCTAAAGATTGTAACTTTCTATCAAATGATGCTGTTCTTCAAAAACCAAGATATGATTTGCACACAAGAGGGATTCATAATCATGTTT TTTTTAGAAGTGGGGTTAGCTCAAATGGAGATGTTAAAAGGTGTTTGGTTATTGAGAATAAGAGATTTTGTCCAGCAAAGTTTCAATCTTTAGATTCAAG GAACTCAAAAATTGTGTGCCAAGCAGCAACAAATGTACCAGGAGATGTTCCTACCAGTGCTAGTACCTCAGGTGGCATGACGACATATGAAAAAATAATCGAAACGTTGACAACCCTTTTTCCTTTATGG GTTATAATAGGTACAATCGTTGGGATTTACAAGCCTTCTGCT GTTACTTGGTTACAAACAGACCTTTTTACTGTTGGTTTGGGTTTTCTCATGCTTTCGATGGGATTGACGCTTACTTTTGAAGATTTCAGACGTTGCTTACGGAACCCATGGACT GTAGGTGTAGGGTTCCTTGCGCAATACTTGATCAAACCGATGTTAGGATTCTTCATTGCAATG ACTCTAAAGTTGTCTGCTCCACTTGCAACTGGTTTGATTCTAGTTTCGTGTTGCCCCGGGGGCCAAGCATCAAATGTTGCAACTTATATATCTAAAGGAAATGTAGCACTTTCTGTTCTAATGACCAC GTGTTCAACCATTGGTGCGATTATCATGACACCGCTCCTTACTAAACTTCTAGCTGGTCAACTTGTTCCGGTTGATGCAGCG GGACTTGCGCTTAGTACTTTTCAGGTTGTTTTGCTGCCTACAATACTTGGAG TTTTAATGAATGAGTATCTCCCAAAATTCACATCGAAAATCATTACGGTGACACCTTTGATAGGAGTTCTTCTTACAACTCTTCTTTGTGCAAGCCCG ATTGGACAAGTTGCCGATGTTCTAAAAACACAAGGTTTACAATTGCTACTTCCGGTTGCTGCCCTACATGCGGCGGCTTTTTTTATCGGTTATGCAATTTCTAAATTATCATTTGGCGAGTCTACATCTCGTACAATCTCCATAGAATGTGGAATGCAG AGCTCTGCACTCGGGTTTTTACTCGCCCAAAAGCATTTCACAAACCCTCTTGTAGCTGTTCCTTCTGCTGTTAGCGTTGTTTGCATGGCG CTTGGTGGAAGTGCATTAGCTGTGTATTGGAGGAACCTACCTATTCCTGTTGATGACAAGGATGATTTTAAGGAATAA